The nucleotide window TGGACAAAGCAGGGACGGAAACAAATTTTTATTTTGCCATAGAAGATTGGTGGATATCAGATATACACAGCAGAACTTATAGCGTTCCTTCCTTGTGTAATATTGTTGCGATTGAAGATGCTGAAGTTGTACAGATAGCTCAAACCAGCCTGGAGGAATTTCTGGACAAAGTTCCCAGGCTTGAGCACTTTTTCCGCATACTATATCAACATTCAATAGCCGGACATCAATTAAGATTATTACAGTTGCTGCGGCTGACAGCCGAAGAGCGCTACCTTGATTTCAGAGAGAAATATCCGGAGTTTGACAAGCGGATCCCTCAGAAACAAATTGCGTCGTACCTGGGCCTCACTCCGGAATTTTTCAGTACGGTTAGAACGAAGGTTTTAAGAAGAAGTAGATAGGTTGAGGCTGCCTCCTAGCTTTTACAAACATAGGAGACAGCCTCTCTTATTTATTTTGATACTTTCTGGTGATCTGTTCAAATAGCCGCCTGTGCTGATGTTAGTTGGGCAGCTGTTACCGGCAGCTGTACACCGAGGAAGCCGGCGTAGTAATCAAGCCCATGTTGAGGTGCTACCTGACCAAGCCAATCTAAGATGCTGTTATCTGTAAGATCAGGATTCAGGTCCGTCTTAAAGGTGATATAATTATTCTTTATTGGTTGCACGTAACCATTCTTTGCGAATATGCCCGCAATCGCCACATAAGCATCATGCAGCGTAAGACTCGGGCCATTGAGGGTAATCGTTTTGGGGTTAAAGGTAACCGTAATCTTATGAGCATCCGGAGTTTTGGGGAAAAACGTATTACTGGTATAAAGAAGCCCGGAAAAAACAGGAAATTTCGGGACCATATCATTTTCATTCTCGTAATGCCATGCTGAAGGCAGCTTGTTATCCAGGTCCACTGCAAAATCAATATTTCCGGGAGCTGGCGCTGCAAAGGTGAAAAGAGAAACATTGGAGGTGGAAAGATTATTCTCCTTAAGCTTTTGTACATAATACGAGGTATATACATTTGCTATATTGCCGCCAAGGCTATGTCCTGTAATGATCAGCTGCTTGCCGGAACCGGTCGCATTGGCTAACAGATAATCGCCAATAGACTTACCAGAGCCCAGTGAATCTTCCATGTAAAGCAGATTCGTGAAAGCAATATAAGCTCCAACGGCAATAAGGGGCTTTTTAGTATTGGCATAAGGCCAGCTTACCATTGTAATCGCATTCAGGTCTTCCAGGATCCAGTTTGCAAAGGTATCCCAGTCTTGAAAACCGTTGAAAACTGAGCCACGGATGACCAGCGCATATTTTTTATCGGCAGCATTAAACGCAATAAATGCGTAATTGTCGTCAATAGTCGGCTTACCGTTCCAGACTATCTTCCAGCCAGGCATGAGCGTACTAATGTCATGAACAGGATCCGGATCGAGTGTCAATGAGCAAAGCTGTACTGCAACTTTTGCATCTGCGGGTTGTCCACCGTTAGTGGATTGGGTCGTTGTTTCGGAAGTTTTGGGTTCCATAGTAATGGTATTTGATGGTGAAAAAATAAATGGTTACCTGGTTTGTATGGTTACATTGAGTGATTAAATTAATGAAATTATTCGGATTCCTAACACAATAAATAAACTTATCAAGTGGATGAAGGAGAGGGTGTCTCAAAAATAAACTTGAGGCACCTTTTTCATTTTGGGAAAAAATGAGATATTAAATAAGGTTTTGTGTTAGTGAAAAAGTAGGTACTTCCGACTCATTTATCTTCACATATTAAACACATGAAATCTAAACCTTCTAATGTTACCGCAGATGCAGGTTGCGGTAGTGAACAAAAATACCTAAAACATAAAAGGACGTCTCATTTATTTTTGAGACGTCCTCAGTTTGTTTATAAGTGATATCCCTGATTACTGTACCACCACACCACCGGGGTTGTAATAGTGATTCAGTATCCAGCGGAAGTCTTTATCGCTTGCCCAGAAGCTGGAGCCCCATTGGCACATACCTCTTCCATGACCGTTGGTAGCGCGGCCTGCGCAGCGTGTATCCGAAATACAAGGCCATGAACTGCCTGTGCCGCTGAATCCGTCGCCACAACCTGCATTATTATTTTCTGCAGAATATTCTGATCTGAAGATCGCGCCATTTTGATACAAAGAAATGCCTGCTGTCGCTCTGGCTGCATTAATTGTGGAACTGGCTGTTTCGCTGCCCCAGGCTTGTGAGCATGGTGTGCTGGAGATATCGTAGTTGCTTCTTATAGGGTGCAGTGCATGCCATGCGCCATAAGAACGGTAGGCCACAGCGCCAGCCTGCAGTGATGCGGCTTTCCAGCTGGAAATCCATTCGTTGTCGAGGCCGGATTCTGTATAGGATTCAAGGCTCATTACCTGTACGGAGCTGCAGGTAAGGCAGGAGCAGCTAAGTCCTACACGGATACTTGTGGGCAAAGCCAAAGCAGCGGCAGCTTTGCCTAATGCATTGGTATTGTTTTCGGCGGCAACGGCGGCTGCTTCTCTTTGTTGGGCTTCACTGGCTGTTCTGTCAAAGAGTCCCTGTCGCAGGTATTCCACCTCTTCATTCCCTGCTCTCATGTTTGAGTTTTGTGAGGGAGAACTGGTGCTGCGGAGCTGTATTTTAAAAGTATAGGAGCCCGGTACCAGATAAAAATTCTTCAGCACATGGGTTGTGTAGCCAGCTTTGGCAGCACTGAGGGTAATGTTTTCCGGTTTAACTTCAGGGTTGCTTTTACCCGGATCAACTGGGAAGCTGGTGGAGAAATAGCCTTTACCATCTGTCCTGGCCTTATATGCGCCGAGGTCCAGTTCCACATTTGCCAGCGGTGCATGTTCATCAGCATCGCTTAAATATCCGCTGATGGTGATCATGTTGCTCGTACTCGCATCTCTGCCTGTTGTTGCTGCGGCTTGATTGGTGGGGTCCAGGTTAACATGGGCATAGATAACGGAGTCCTCTCCTGTAGAGAAGTATGTCTCCAGTTGGTTATAACCTTGCCCGTTTACGGTAAAGGAAAATTTTCCATTGACGGCCAGAAATGAAGCTGCTCCGTTCTTTCCGGCTGTCAG belongs to Chitinophaga sp. HK235 and includes:
- a CDS encoding SpoIID/LytB domain-containing protein; this encodes MKKQFLMITLAGWAIVSSCAKRDNTGNPVKPENSQATRIEFAVTDGTTGFAIPNATIDVKAPDGKESQLTAGKNGAASFLAVNGKFSFTVNGQGYNQLETYFSTGEDSVIYAHVNLDPTNQAAATTGRDASTSNMITISGYLSDADEHAPLANVELDLGAYKARTDGKGYFSTSFPVDPGKSNPEVKPENITLSAAKAGYTTHVLKNFYLVPGSYTFKIQLRSTSSPSQNSNMRAGNEEVEYLRQGLFDRTASEAQQREAAAVAAENNTNALGKAAAALALPTSIRVGLSCSCLTCSSVQVMSLESYTESGLDNEWISSWKAASLQAGAVAYRSYGAWHALHPIRSNYDISSTPCSQAWGSETASSTINAARATAGISLYQNGAIFRSEYSAENNNAGCGDGFSGTGSSWPCISDTRCAGRATNGHGRGMCQWGSSFWASDKDFRWILNHYYNPGGVVVQ
- a CDS encoding Crp/Fnr family transcriptional regulator; the encoded protein is MEFDQILNNINRHVLLTKEETDEFCSLLTVRRLKQKEYLLREGEVCIYENYVNKGCLRTFSLDKAGTETNFYFAIEDWWISDIHSRTYSVPSLCNIVAIEDAEVVQIAQTSLEEFLDKVPRLEHFFRILYQHSIAGHQLRLLQLLRLTAEERYLDFREKYPEFDKRIPQKQIASYLGLTPEFFSTVRTKVLRRSR